A window of Aquitalea denitrificans contains these coding sequences:
- the purN gene encoding phosphoribosylglycinamide formyltransferase codes for MKNIVILISGRGSNMQAIVDANIPGAHIAAVISNRPDAAGLAWAAARGIATAVVDHKQFASREAFDAQLAQVIDSYQPDLVVLAGFMRILTADFTRRYEGRMLNIHPSLLPAFPGLHTHARALEMGCKVAGCTVHFVTAELDHGPIVSQGVVSLLPDDTPDSVAARVLQLEHQLYPDSVRRFVADDLSIVDGRVASPAQPAASLMAPAP; via the coding sequence ATGAAGAATATCGTCATCCTGATTTCCGGCCGCGGCTCCAATATGCAGGCCATTGTCGACGCCAATATCCCCGGCGCGCACATTGCCGCGGTGATCTCCAATCGCCCTGATGCCGCTGGCCTGGCCTGGGCGGCAGCGCGTGGCATCGCCACCGCCGTGGTGGATCACAAGCAGTTTGCCAGCCGCGAAGCATTCGATGCACAGCTGGCGCAAGTGATAGACAGCTATCAGCCCGATCTGGTGGTACTGGCCGGTTTCATGCGCATTCTCACGGCAGACTTCACCCGCCGCTACGAAGGCCGCATGCTCAATATCCATCCGTCCTTGCTGCCGGCCTTCCCCGGCCTGCACACCCATGCACGGGCGCTGGAAATGGGCTGCAAGGTAGCAGGTTGCACCGTACACTTTGTCACCGCCGAACTGGATCACGGCCCCATCGTGTCGCAGGGTGTGGTCAGCCTGCTGCCAGATGACACCCCGGACAGCGTAGCCGCCCGGGTATTGCAACTGGAACACCAGTTGTATCCAGATTCCGTGCGCCGCTTCGTGGCTGATGATCTCAGTATTGTCGATGGCCGGGTTGCCTCGCCGGCACAGCCGGCTGCCAGCCTGATGGCACCGGCACCATAA
- the purM gene encoding phosphoribosylformylglycinamidine cyclo-ligase has product MSTQSLSYRDAGVDIDAGDALVENIKPYAKRTMRPEVLGGIGGFGALVEISKKYKEPVLVSGTDGVGTKLKLAFDWNRHDTVGIDLVAMSVNDILVQGAEPLFFLDYFACGKLDVPQATDVIKGIAAGCEQAGCALIGGETAEMPGMYPVGEYDLAGFAVGVVEKSQVITGRTIVPGDVVLGLGSNGVHSNGYSLVRKIIDRAQPDLDAAFDGDKSLRDAVIAPTRIYVKPLLKLMQTLPVKGMAHITGGGITENTPRVLPDNVVAQLDANSWELPKLFQWLQKEGNVDSQEMYRTFNCGIGMVVIVAEEHVSAATALLQQEGETVHRLGSVRARNGDEHQTQIS; this is encoded by the coding sequence TTGAGCACCCAGTCCCTCAGTTACCGTGATGCAGGCGTGGATATCGACGCCGGCGACGCGCTCGTCGAAAACATCAAGCCCTATGCCAAGCGCACCATGCGCCCGGAAGTTCTCGGAGGTATCGGCGGTTTCGGCGCACTGGTGGAAATTTCCAAAAAGTACAAAGAGCCCGTCCTGGTTTCCGGCACCGATGGCGTGGGCACCAAGCTGAAACTCGCCTTTGACTGGAACCGCCACGACACCGTCGGTATCGATCTGGTGGCCATGAGCGTGAACGACATCCTGGTTCAGGGCGCCGAGCCGCTGTTCTTCCTGGATTATTTCGCCTGCGGCAAGCTGGACGTACCGCAAGCCACCGACGTCATCAAGGGCATTGCCGCCGGTTGCGAACAGGCCGGTTGTGCATTGATCGGCGGCGAAACTGCCGAAATGCCGGGCATGTACCCGGTAGGTGAATACGATCTGGCCGGCTTTGCTGTCGGCGTGGTGGAAAAAAGCCAGGTAATCACCGGCCGTACCATCGTGCCGGGCGACGTGGTGCTGGGCCTGGGTTCCAATGGCGTGCATTCCAATGGCTACAGCCTGGTACGCAAGATCATCGACCGCGCCCAGCCGGATCTGGACGCCGCCTTTGACGGCGACAAGAGCCTGCGCGATGCCGTGATTGCACCGACCCGCATTTACGTGAAACCGCTGCTCAAGCTGATGCAGACCCTGCCGGTAAAAGGCATGGCCCACATCACTGGCGGTGGCATCACCGAAAATACCCCACGCGTACTGCCGGACAATGTTGTTGCCCAACTGGATGCCAACAGCTGGGAGCTGCCCAAGCTGTTCCAGTGGCTGCAAAAGGAAGGCAATGTCGACAGCCAGGAAATGTACCGCACCTTCAACTGTGGCATCGGCATGGTGGTGATCGTGGCAGAAGAACACGTCTCCGCCGCCACCGCCCTGCTGCAGCAGGAAGGCGAAACCGTACATCGCCTGGGCAGTGTGCGCGCCCGCAATGGTGACGAACACCAGACCCAGATTTCCTGA
- the hda gene encoding DnaA regulatory inactivator Hda produces the protein MDQLVLDLTPTPLPAFDNFLAQRNREVITALTAEDGERFIYLWGEPGSGKTHLLQAWIAHAERLGRASIYLDGQKEHLPDFAREASFIAVDHVDDLAPDDQITLFSFYNSLKESGEGRLLMAGRKPPMAAAVRDDLRTRLGWGLVLEVKALSDDDKLAALRTHAANRQLAIADDVFRYLLTHWRRDLSSLIGMLDMLDRYSLALRRPITVPLVKNVLQTASSSDT, from the coding sequence TTGGACCAGCTAGTACTAGACCTTACCCCCACGCCGCTGCCGGCTTTCGACAATTTTCTGGCCCAGCGCAACCGCGAGGTGATTACTGCCCTCACGGCGGAGGATGGCGAGCGCTTCATCTACCTGTGGGGTGAACCCGGCAGCGGCAAGACGCATCTGTTGCAGGCCTGGATTGCCCACGCCGAGCGGCTGGGGCGTGCTTCCATTTATCTGGATGGCCAGAAAGAGCATTTGCCGGATTTCGCCCGCGAAGCCAGCTTCATCGCGGTAGACCATGTTGACGACCTGGCACCGGACGACCAGATCACCCTGTTCTCCTTTTATAACTCCCTGAAGGAGAGCGGCGAGGGCCGCCTGCTGATGGCCGGGCGCAAGCCGCCGATGGCCGCCGCCGTGCGTGACGACCTGCGTACCCGCCTGGGCTGGGGACTGGTGCTGGAAGTAAAGGCGCTGTCCGACGACGACAAGCTGGCCGCGCTGCGCACCCACGCTGCCAACCGCCAGCTGGCCATTGCCGACGATGTGTTCCGTTACCTGCTTACCCACTGGCGGCGCGACCTGTCCAGCCTGATCGGCATGCTGGACATGCTGGACCGCTATTCGCTGGCACTGCGCCGCCCCATCACCGTGCCGCTGGTGAAAAACGTTTTGCAAACCGCGAGTTCTTCCGACACATGA
- a CDS encoding HAD family hydrolase, with product MTQARNLALFDLDNTLLIGDSDFEWPRFLIKRGIVDQAYYDHRNNHFYEQYKAGTLNIGEYLEFALEPLTRYDNQQLAALHAAYMDEHIRPIIPQAARDLLNLHRQQGDEILIITATNRFITGPIAAELGVDDEHLIAIDLERTADGRYTGKHTGVPSFQAGKITRLEMWLAERGQTLASYGRSFFYSDSHNDLPLLSIVSNPVAVDPDDTLRQHAKEQGWPIISLRG from the coding sequence ATGACCCAAGCACGCAATCTGGCCCTGTTCGATCTGGACAACACCCTGCTGATCGGTGACTCCGATTTCGAATGGCCGCGCTTCCTGATCAAGCGCGGCATTGTCGACCAAGCCTACTACGACCACCGCAACAATCATTTCTACGAACAGTACAAGGCCGGCACGCTGAATATCGGCGAATACCTGGAATTCGCGCTGGAGCCGCTCACCCGCTACGACAACCAGCAATTGGCCGCGCTGCATGCCGCTTATATGGATGAGCACATCCGCCCCATCATTCCGCAAGCCGCGCGTGACCTGCTCAACCTGCACCGTCAGCAGGGCGATGAAATCCTGATCATCACCGCCACCAACCGCTTCATCACCGGCCCGATTGCCGCCGAACTGGGCGTGGATGACGAACACCTGATCGCCATCGACCTGGAACGCACCGCCGATGGCCGTTACACCGGCAAGCACACCGGCGTGCCCAGCTTCCAGGCCGGCAAGATCACCCGGCTGGAAATGTGGCTGGCCGAGCGTGGCCAGACCCTGGCCAGCTATGGCCGCAGCTTCTTCTACAGCGATTCGCACAACGACCTGCCGCTGTTGTCCATTGTCAGCAATCCGGTGGCGGTGGACCCGGACGACACCCTGCGCCAGCATGCCAAGGAGCAGGGCTGGCCCATCATCAGCCTGCGCGGCTGA
- a CDS encoding ATP-binding protein — MEQLQAFLARAEALLARLEPLLPPARPEPDWSAPAYRWRRQGMAGWLEGVNEPHTLPLARLTHIDNQLKLLVRNTRQFVKGKPANNVLLTGARGTGKSSLVKALLPEFADKGLRIIEVDKDHLSDLAQIMTLVAGRKERYILFCDDLSFEDGDDAYKALKTALDGGLARRAENMLVYATSNRRHLMPEKHSENREGWVSDGEIHPGEAIEEKVSLSDRFGLWLSFYPFDQDAYLAAVKTWLEHFQLPMDSEAERAALQWSQLRASRSGRVAWQFANDWAGRSAKERKAELGK; from the coding sequence ATGGAGCAATTGCAAGCATTCCTGGCCCGTGCCGAAGCCCTGCTGGCCCGTCTCGAACCCTTGCTGCCCCCGGCCCGGCCCGAGCCGGACTGGAGCGCACCGGCCTACCGCTGGCGGCGTCAGGGCATGGCCGGCTGGCTGGAGGGCGTCAACGAGCCGCACACCCTGCCGCTGGCACGGCTGACCCATATCGACAACCAGCTTAAGCTGCTGGTGCGCAATACCCGCCAGTTCGTCAAAGGCAAGCCGGCCAACAATGTGCTGCTGACCGGCGCGCGCGGTACCGGCAAGTCCTCGCTGGTGAAGGCCTTGCTGCCGGAGTTTGCCGACAAGGGCCTGCGCATCATCGAGGTGGACAAGGATCATCTGTCCGACCTGGCCCAGATCATGACACTGGTGGCCGGACGCAAGGAGCGTTACATCCTGTTCTGTGACGACCTGTCGTTTGAAGACGGTGATGACGCCTACAAGGCACTGAAAACGGCGCTGGATGGCGGCCTGGCGCGCCGGGCGGAAAACATGCTGGTGTATGCCACCTCCAACCGTCGTCACCTGATGCCGGAAAAACACAGCGAAAACCGCGAAGGCTGGGTCAGTGATGGCGAAATCCATCCGGGTGAAGCCATTGAGGAGAAGGTGTCGCTGTCCGACCGCTTCGGCCTGTGGCTGTCGTTTTATCCCTTTGATCAGGATGCGTATCTGGCCGCCGTCAAAACCTGGCTGGAACATTTCCAGCTGCCCATGGACAGCGAGGCCGAACGCGCGGCACTGCAATGGAGCCAGCTGCGCGCCAGCCGTTCCGGCCGGGTAGCCTGGCAGTTTGCCAATGACTGGGCCGGTCGCAGCGCCAAGGAACGCAAGGCGGAGCTGGGCAAGTGA
- a CDS encoding DMT family transporter — protein sequence MSVAAAAMPQQHKGRGIVLYSLAIFLLAVMDASAKWLTHGYPVGEIIFFRSLFALPILLVLGLRHSSAPARLLATAHPWRHLLRGMVVLVTIVTFFIALRHLPLATVTVITLSNPVFMLLLSLVWLGEKVGRRQWLAVALGLLGVLVVCGWSGLQFNIYSLLAVASALSYALASLLTRQLSATDSPATIAMLGTLIMLGVSALTAGNDWQLPGWGDWLVLLLLGLSGGLANFVNALSLRYVQLSAVAPLEYSILLWAAALGYLFFGEMPGITTWLGGALIIASGVVVAKEKN from the coding sequence GTGAGCGTGGCCGCTGCCGCCATGCCGCAGCAACACAAGGGCCGCGGCATCGTGCTGTACAGCCTGGCCATTTTTTTGCTGGCGGTGATGGATGCCAGCGCCAAATGGCTGACGCATGGCTATCCGGTGGGGGAGATCATCTTCTTCCGTTCGCTGTTTGCCCTGCCCATCCTGCTGGTATTGGGGCTGCGCCACAGCAGCGCACCGGCCCGGCTGCTGGCTACCGCCCATCCGTGGCGGCATCTGCTGCGTGGCATGGTGGTGCTGGTCACCATCGTCACTTTCTTCATTGCCCTGCGCCATCTGCCCCTGGCCACGGTAACGGTGATCACCCTGTCCAACCCGGTGTTCATGCTCTTGCTCAGCCTGGTGTGGCTGGGCGAGAAGGTAGGACGACGGCAATGGCTGGCGGTGGCACTGGGCCTGCTGGGTGTGCTGGTGGTGTGTGGCTGGTCCGGCCTGCAGTTCAATATCTACAGCCTGCTGGCGGTGGCCTCGGCCTTGTCTTATGCCCTGGCCTCGCTGCTGACGCGCCAGCTGTCGGCGACCGACAGCCCGGCCACCATTGCCATGCTGGGTACGCTGATCATGCTGGGCGTCAGTGCGCTGACCGCAGGCAACGACTGGCAGCTGCCGGGCTGGGGTGACTGGCTGGTACTGCTGTTGCTGGGCCTGAGCGGCGGGCTGGCCAATTTCGTCAATGCCCTGTCGCTGCGCTATGTGCAACTGTCGGCAGTGGCGCCGCTGGAATACAGCATCCTGCTATGGGCAGCCGCGCTGGGTTATCTGTTTTTTGGTGAAATGCCCGGCATTACCACCTGGCTGGGTGGTGCGCTCATCATTGCCAGCGGTGTCGTGGTAGCCAAAGAAAAAAACTGA
- a CDS encoding Nudix family hydrolase, with amino-acid sequence MHSDKKIIEVVAGALMRPDGSFMLGSRPEGKPYAGYWEFPGGKLEAGETAMQALVRELQEEMDITVTHATPWLTRVHHYEHASVRLHFFRVWSWQGEPQPQEGQQFAWQAPGETSVEPMLPANGPILKSLQLPAVYAITCAHEIGVAAQLQALAAGPAYGLVQVREPDMNRQQLQAFVSDVAAIVHARGGKVVVNADPDWLAGWPVDGVHLNGTRLRHLAQRPDFAWVGASVHSAAELQLAGELALDYALLGHVQPTASHPGVTPLGWDGFAAVLVDGIPLPVYALGGLKPQDVDSARQHAAHGVALMRGAWQ; translated from the coding sequence ATGCATTCCGACAAGAAAATCATCGAAGTGGTGGCCGGCGCGCTGATGCGCCCGGATGGCAGCTTCATGCTGGGTAGCCGGCCCGAGGGCAAACCTTATGCCGGCTACTGGGAATTCCCCGGTGGCAAGCTTGAGGCTGGCGAAACCGCCATGCAGGCGCTGGTACGCGAGCTGCAAGAAGAAATGGACATCACGGTGACCCATGCTACCCCCTGGCTGACCCGCGTACATCACTACGAACATGCATCGGTACGCTTGCACTTTTTCCGGGTATGGAGCTGGCAGGGCGAGCCGCAACCGCAAGAGGGGCAACAGTTTGCCTGGCAAGCACCGGGTGAAACCAGTGTCGAGCCCATGCTGCCGGCCAACGGGCCTATCCTCAAATCCCTGCAACTGCCTGCCGTCTATGCCATCACTTGCGCTCATGAAATTGGCGTGGCCGCGCAGTTGCAAGCCTTGGCCGCTGGCCCGGCATACGGGTTGGTACAGGTGCGTGAACCGGACATGAACCGGCAGCAGTTACAGGCCTTTGTCTCCGACGTGGCTGCCATCGTGCATGCGCGCGGCGGCAAGGTGGTGGTGAATGCCGACCCGGACTGGCTGGCCGGCTGGCCGGTGGATGGCGTGCATCTGAATGGCACCCGTTTGCGGCATCTGGCACAGCGGCCGGATTTTGCCTGGGTGGGGGCGTCGGTGCATAGCGCCGCCGAGCTGCAACTGGCAGGTGAGTTGGCGCTGGATTATGCCTTGCTGGGCCATGTACAGCCTACGGCCAGTCATCCCGGCGTCACCCCGTTGGGCTGGGACGGTTTTGCAGCAGTATTGGTGGATGGCATCCCGCTACCGGTTTATGCCCTGGGTGGCCTGAAACCGCAGGATGTGGACAGCGCCCGCCAGCATGCGGCCCACGGTGTGGCCCTGATGCGGGGAGCATGGCAATGA
- the ubiA gene encoding 4-hydroxybenzoate octaprenyltransferase, giving the protein MTLHALKDRYTVYKQLMRMDKPIGTLLLLWPTLWGLWIAGNGKPDPLVVLIFVLGTFLMRSAGCVINDYADRHYDMHVERTSQRPFARGAVTEREALLLALVLAILSFLLILPLNQLTWLMSVPAVFVAASYPFTKRFFPMPQAYLGIAFSFGIPMAFAALNNHVPALAWLLLVANAFWTVAYDTAYAMADKPDDLKIGIKTSAITFGDHDVTGIMLCHAVFIIMMTGIGLHLSLGWPFFAALVISLGLIAKQYLEIRTRDRGLCFKAFLDNNRVGAVLMAGIVLSYLLK; this is encoded by the coding sequence ATGACATTGCACGCCCTGAAAGATCGCTACACCGTTTACAAGCAGCTGATGCGCATGGACAAGCCTATCGGCACCTTGCTGCTGCTGTGGCCTACCCTGTGGGGGCTGTGGATAGCCGGCAATGGCAAGCCGGACCCGCTGGTGGTGCTGATTTTCGTACTGGGCACCTTCCTGATGCGCTCGGCCGGCTGCGTCATCAACGACTATGCCGACCGCCACTACGACATGCATGTGGAGCGCACCAGCCAACGCCCGTTTGCCCGTGGCGCGGTGACCGAGCGTGAAGCGTTGCTGCTGGCCCTGGTGCTGGCCATTCTCTCCTTCCTGCTGATTTTGCCGCTCAACCAGCTGACCTGGCTGATGAGCGTGCCAGCCGTTTTCGTAGCCGCCAGCTACCCCTTTACCAAGCGCTTCTTCCCCATGCCACAGGCTTATCTGGGCATTGCCTTTTCTTTTGGCATTCCGATGGCCTTTGCCGCGCTCAACAATCACGTTCCCGCGCTGGCCTGGCTGCTGCTGGTGGCCAATGCCTTCTGGACCGTGGCTTACGACACCGCCTATGCCATGGCCGACAAGCCGGATGACCTGAAAATCGGCATCAAGACCTCAGCCATCACCTTTGGCGATCACGACGTCACCGGCATCATGCTGTGCCATGCCGTGTTCATCATCATGATGACCGGCATCGGCCTGCACCTGAGCCTGGGCTGGCCCTTCTTTGCCGCGCTGGTCATCAGCCTGGGCTTGATTGCCAAGCAGTATCTGGAAATCCGCACCCGCGACCGCGGGCTGTGCTTCAAGGCTTTTCTGGACAATAACCGCGTCGGTGCGGTGCTGATGGCAGGCATCGTGCTGAGCTATTTGTTGAAGTGA
- a CDS encoding chorismate--pyruvate lyase family protein, translating to MRAMIEDSHWLLQPPALAPALLGFVSEPGSLTERLMATGHRFGVQLLFQGASTAHPDEAILLGLPAGSPLYARHVRLTLDDTPVVYARSIARLDCPVWQPILDRGSRSLGFTLFGGLPQLQRAALHYRQLDSTHPLHQASEAEADSLTARRCRFVLDDAPMVVCEVFLPALKDFAR from the coding sequence ATGCGCGCCATGATTGAGGATTCGCACTGGCTGCTCCAGCCACCCGCACTGGCACCGGCCCTGCTTGGTTTTGTCTCCGAGCCCGGCTCGCTCACCGAACGGTTGATGGCCACCGGCCACCGCTTTGGCGTACAGCTCCTGTTTCAGGGAGCAAGCACGGCCCACCCGGATGAAGCGATACTGCTAGGCCTCCCAGCCGGCAGCCCGCTCTACGCCCGCCATGTCCGGCTTACCCTGGATGACACCCCGGTGGTCTATGCCCGCAGCATCGCCCGGCTGGACTGCCCGGTATGGCAGCCGATTCTGGACCGTGGCAGCCGCTCGCTGGGCTTCACCCTGTTTGGCGGCCTGCCGCAACTGCAGCGCGCTGCCCTGCATTACCGGCAACTGGACAGCACCCATCCGCTGCATCAGGCCAGTGAGGCCGAGGCTGACAGCCTGACGGCACGCCGCTGCCGCTTTGTGCTGGATGACGCTCCCATGGTGGTATGCGAGGTGTTCCTGCCCGCCCTGAAAGACTTTGCCCGATGA
- a CDS encoding CidA/LrgA family protein produces MIETLLWLVGYQLAGELISRTFSLPLPGPVLGMLLLFATLALRKSVPESMKQNVPRFLSHLSLLFIPAGAAVLAYRDLLAGFGWQLIVVLVLSTTLTLLLPGLLLKLLLARHRHQEGA; encoded by the coding sequence ATGATTGAAACCCTGTTGTGGCTGGTAGGCTACCAGCTGGCTGGAGAACTGATCAGCCGCACTTTTTCCTTGCCCTTGCCTGGCCCGGTGCTGGGCATGCTGTTGCTGTTTGCCACCCTGGCCTTGCGCAAATCCGTACCGGAAAGCATGAAGCAGAATGTGCCGCGCTTTCTGTCGCATCTGTCACTGCTGTTCATTCCGGCTGGGGCCGCCGTGCTGGCCTACCGTGACTTGCTGGCCGGTTTCGGCTGGCAGCTGATTGTGGTGCTGGTGCTGTCCACCACGCTGACCCTGCTGCTGCCCGGCCTGTTGCTCAAGCTGCTGCTGGCGCGCCATCGACATCAGGAGGGCGCATGA
- a CDS encoding LrgB family protein, translated as MNTDAAMSVIRTSPLTGVFVTLLAYKLAVLFNRRCKGHPLSNPVLIGVLLLLAWLLATGTGYRDYMKGGVMVQMLLGPATVALAVPLYGNLSRLKRAAGPLAITIGFGGLVGIVSAVGVGWLLQLPQQVLLSLTTRAVTTPIAMSVSQGIGGIPELSAMFVILSGIFGAVIVKPLFGLLGLRDDMVLGTATGISAHGIGTARVFQLSETAGAFAGLAMGLNGVVTAILVPLLAPFLH; from the coding sequence ATGAATACCGATGCAGCCATGAGCGTGATCCGCACCTCGCCCTTGACCGGGGTGTTTGTCACCTTGCTGGCCTACAAGCTGGCGGTGCTGTTCAACCGCCGCTGCAAGGGGCATCCCTTGTCCAATCCGGTGCTGATCGGCGTGCTGCTGCTGCTGGCCTGGTTGCTGGCTACCGGCACCGGCTACCGCGATTACATGAAGGGCGGGGTGATGGTGCAGATGCTGCTGGGCCCGGCCACGGTGGCACTGGCCGTGCCGCTGTATGGCAATCTGTCCCGGCTGAAGCGTGCAGCCGGCCCCCTGGCCATTACCATCGGGTTTGGTGGCCTGGTGGGCATTGTGAGTGCGGTGGGGGTGGGCTGGCTGCTGCAATTGCCGCAGCAGGTGTTGCTGTCGCTGACTACCCGTGCGGTCACCACGCCGATTGCCATGAGTGTGTCGCAGGGCATCGGCGGTATTCCGGAGTTGTCGGCCATGTTTGTCATCCTGTCCGGCATTTTCGGTGCGGTCATTGTCAAACCCCTGTTTGGCCTGCTGGGGCTGCGCGACGATATGGTGCTGGGGACGGCAACCGGGATCTCCGCCCACGGCATTGGCACGGCCAGGGTGTTTCAACTGTCGGAAACGGCGGGTGCCTTTGCTGGCCTCGCCATGGGGTTGAACGGTGTGGTGACGGCCATTCTGGTGCCGTTGCTGGCACCCTTTCTGCATTAG
- a CDS encoding SixA phosphatase family protein, whose product MMDLILWRHAEAEEGSDDLARALTRRGQQQASQMAAWLRDRLPRDFILLASEAKRSQQTAALLSKRYTVLPELNPDASIEAVMQAVNWPEAGKTIVLVGHQPYIGRLSAQLLGEQPLLWSVKKGAVWWLSHRVRHDLEQVRLKVMMTPSMLTPGE is encoded by the coding sequence ATGATGGATCTGATTCTGTGGCGCCATGCCGAAGCGGAAGAGGGGTCGGATGATCTAGCGCGCGCACTGACGCGTCGTGGCCAGCAGCAGGCCAGCCAGATGGCCGCTTGGCTGCGCGACCGTCTGCCGCGCGATTTTATCTTGCTGGCATCCGAGGCCAAGCGCTCGCAGCAGACCGCTGCGCTGCTGAGCAAGCGTTATACCGTACTGCCGGAACTGAACCCGGATGCCTCGATTGAGGCGGTGATGCAGGCGGTCAACTGGCCCGAGGCGGGCAAAACCATCGTGCTGGTGGGGCATCAGCCCTATATCGGGCGTTTGTCCGCTCAGTTGCTGGGTGAGCAGCCCTTGTTGTGGAGCGTGAAAAAAGGTGCGGTCTGGTGGCTGAGCCATCGCGTTCGCCACGATCTGGAGCAAGTACGCCTGAAGGTGATGATGACGCCGAGCATGCTGACACCTGGAGAGTGA